Proteins found in one Kiloniellales bacterium genomic segment:
- the araD gene encoding L-arabinonate dehydratase produces MTRKYEDLRSARWYAPDDLRSSGHRSRTMQMGYGPADWEGKPVIALINTWSDINPCHAHFKQRVEDVKRGVFQAGGFPIELPALSLSENFVKPTTMLYRNLLAMETEELLRSHPVDGAVLMGGCDKTTPGLVMGAVSAGLPFVYLPAGPMLRGNYKGGTLGSGSDGWKYWAERRAGTITAEEWFGVEAGIARSHGHCMTMGTASTMTAIAEALGLTLSGASSIPAADANHIRMAAACGRRAVEIVWEDLTPDKVITRAAVDNAVTVAMSLGCSTNAVIHLIAMARRAGVDLTLDQMDSASREVPVIANVRPSGDTYLMEDFFYAGGLRGLMSRLGGKLKLGAITVTGRTLAENLEGAEVYNDDVIRSLNDPVYHEGSLALLRGNLAPEGCVIKPSACDPKFTRHEGPALVFDSYPEMRAAADDETLDVTPDHVMVFRGAGPQGGPGMPEWGMLPIPKKLLKQGVRDMLRISDARMSGTSYGACVLHVSPEAHVGGPLALIQAGDTVRVDIPNRRLDMLVSDEELAARRARWTPPPPKFERGFGWMFSRHIKQAHEGCDFDYLETQFGAAVGEPDIF; encoded by the coding sequence ATGACCAGGAAGTACGAGGACCTCAGATCCGCCCGCTGGTACGCGCCCGACGACCTGCGCTCCTCCGGCCACCGCTCGCGCACCATGCAGATGGGCTACGGCCCCGCCGACTGGGAGGGCAAGCCGGTCATCGCGCTGATCAACACCTGGTCCGACATCAACCCCTGCCACGCCCACTTCAAGCAGCGGGTCGAGGACGTCAAGCGCGGCGTGTTCCAGGCCGGCGGCTTCCCGATCGAGCTGCCGGCGCTCTCGCTCTCGGAGAACTTCGTCAAGCCGACCACCATGCTCTACCGCAACCTGCTGGCCATGGAGACCGAGGAGTTGCTGCGCTCCCATCCGGTCGACGGCGCGGTCCTGATGGGCGGCTGCGACAAGACCACGCCCGGCCTGGTCATGGGCGCGGTCAGTGCCGGCCTGCCCTTCGTCTACCTGCCGGCCGGCCCCATGCTGCGCGGCAACTACAAGGGCGGCACCCTAGGCAGCGGCTCTGACGGCTGGAAGTACTGGGCGGAACGGCGCGCCGGCACGATCACGGCCGAGGAGTGGTTCGGGGTCGAGGCCGGCATCGCCCGCTCCCACGGCCACTGCATGACCATGGGCACGGCCTCGACCATGACCGCGATCGCCGAGGCGCTCGGCCTGACCCTTTCGGGGGCGAGCTCGATCCCGGCGGCCGACGCCAACCACATCCGCATGGCCGCGGCCTGCGGGCGCCGGGCGGTCGAGATCGTCTGGGAGGACCTGACGCCCGACAAGGTGATCACGCGGGCCGCCGTCGACAACGCCGTGACCGTCGCCATGTCGCTCGGCTGCTCGACCAACGCGGTCATCCACCTGATCGCCATGGCCAGGCGCGCCGGCGTCGACCTGACGCTCGACCAGATGGACTCCGCCTCGCGCGAGGTGCCGGTGATCGCCAATGTGCGGCCGAGCGGCGACACCTACCTGATGGAGGACTTCTTCTATGCCGGCGGTCTGCGCGGCCTGATGTCCCGCCTGGGCGGCAAGCTGAAGCTGGGCGCGATTACGGTGACCGGCCGGACCCTGGCCGAGAACCTGGAGGGCGCCGAGGTCTACAACGACGACGTGATCCGCAGCCTGAACGACCCGGTCTACCACGAGGGCTCGCTCGCCCTCCTGCGCGGCAACCTGGCGCCCGAGGGCTGCGTCATCAAGCCCTCGGCCTGTGACCCGAAATTCACCAGGCACGAGGGGCCGGCCCTGGTGTTCGACAGCTATCCCGAGATGCGGGCTGCCGCCGACGACGAGACCCTCGATGTCACGCCGGACCACGTCATGGTGTTCCGCGGCGCCGGTCCCCAGGGCGGGCCGGGCATGCCGGAGTGGGGCATGCTGCCGATCCCCAAGAAGCTATTGAAGCAGGGCGTGCGCGACATGCTGCGCATTTCCGACGCGCGCATGAGCGGCACGAGCTACGGCGCCTGCGTGCTCCACGTCTCGCCGGAAGCCCATGTCGGCGGGCCGCTCGCCCTGATCCAGGCCGGCGACACTGTCCGCGTCGACATCCCGAACCGCCGCCTCGACATGCTGGTCAGCGACGAGGAGCTGGCGGCGCGACGCGCTCGCTGGACGCCGCCGCCGCCCAAGTTCGAGCGCGGCTTCGGCTGGATGTTCTCGCGCCACATCAAGCAGGCCCACGAGGGCTGCGACTTCGACTACCTGGAAACCCAGTTCGGCGCCGCCGTGGGCGAGCCCGACATCTTTTAG
- a CDS encoding ribonuclease activity regulator RraA: MATDSLTAETRETLMQVSTATLCTALFKAGLRNQFLQDVHPVAPKGRNMVGQAYTLRYIPAREDLNPISVFQDPKHPQRVGVEECPPGFVMVIDSRKDARAASAGSILVTRMMKRGCAGVVTDGGFRDAPEIGKLEIPCYHNRPSAPTNLTRHQAIELNGPIACGDVAVFPGDVIVGDDEGVAVIPLSMADAIAAEAKEMTAFEDFVTERVKEGAAVIGLYPATTEETKAAFAAWRQKNRR, from the coding sequence ATGGCCACCGACTCGCTGACCGCGGAGACTCGCGAAACCCTGATGCAGGTGTCGACCGCGACGCTCTGCACCGCGCTCTTCAAGGCGGGCTTGCGCAACCAGTTCCTGCAGGACGTCCACCCTGTCGCGCCCAAGGGCCGCAATATGGTGGGTCAGGCCTATACCCTGCGCTACATCCCGGCGCGCGAGGACCTCAACCCCATCTCGGTGTTCCAGGACCCCAAGCACCCGCAGCGGGTCGGCGTCGAGGAATGCCCGCCCGGCTTCGTCATGGTGATCGACAGCCGCAAGGACGCGCGGGCCGCCTCGGCCGGCTCGATCCTGGTGACCCGCATGATGAAGCGCGGCTGCGCCGGCGTGGTGACCGACGGCGGCTTCCGCGACGCGCCGGAGATCGGCAAGCTGGAGATCCCCTGCTACCACAACCGCCCCTCCGCGCCGACCAACCTGACCCGCCACCAGGCGATCGAGCTGAACGGGCCGATCGCCTGCGGCGACGTGGCCGTCTTTCCCGGCGACGTGATCGTCGGCGACGACGAGGGCGTGGCAGTGATCCCGCTCTCCATGGCCGACGCCATCGCGGCAGAGGCGAAGGAGATGACCGCCTTTGAGGACTTCGTCACGGAACGGGTCAAGGAGGGCGCCGCCGTGATCGGCCTCTACCCGGCGACGACGGAGGAAACCAAGGCCGCCTTCGCGGCCTGGCGGCAGAAGAACCGGCGGTAG